Proteins encoded together in one Procambarus clarkii isolate CNS0578487 chromosome 67, FALCON_Pclarkii_2.0, whole genome shotgun sequence window:
- the LOC123767666 gene encoding collagen alpha-1(III) chain, with amino-acid sequence MVRWERAPPWNLAIVWAFILPLSLAFLESINDPEIAVLEGLADDLFSPHLDAVHPAVLQRVNSSLHPGAWKRSPYGDALDAILSVLNEKIFAKRQATCPECTPGVNCPLGCPMSDPMSPYILCPYCPRPNICPYCFPGSPCPPGCPQTPCPPCFPGSSCPPGCPRTPCPPCYPGKPCPVGCPYTPCPPCYPGTVCPEGCPPSTCPVCYPGNWCPPGCPHTPCPPCYPGTPCPIGCPGTKCPKCYPGRPCPEGCPRLPCPFCYPGSRCPQGCPQTPCPPCYPGSSCPPGCPATPCPICYPNSQCPIGCPTTCPPCYPGTACPKGCPQTPCPPCPPGAQCPIGCPQERCPPCYPGRSCPAGCPLTPCPLCYPGDRCPEGCPQTPCPECYPGQKCRPGCPQTPCPSCLPGEFCPPTCPSGRCPLCYPGEKCPTGCPQTPCPDCYPGEPCPSACPRTPCPICYPGQKCPLGCPHIPCPACYPGFPCPPECPPTPCPECYPGQPCPSGCPLTPCPSCFPGAQCPPGCPQTPCPACLPGHPCPPGCPPFRCPPCYPGEKCPSGCPRTPCPDCYPGERCPPTCPPTPCPVCYPGNPCPYGCPNTPCPFCYPGDQCPRGCPETPCPICYSREQCPSRCPVIPCPECFPGDRCPAGCPQTPCPECYPGDICPPNCPIKHCPNCYPGDKCPSRCPVSPCPTCYPGEKCPTQCPQTPCPNCYPGEVCPAVCPPTPCPVCYPGQKCPLGCPRTPCPACYPGDHCPAECPPTPCPLCYSGDQCPSGCPQTPCPRCYPGEKCPNGCPITPCPDCYPGDTCPVGCTFKPCPTCYPGQKCPGGCPVTPCPSCYPLTDCPPGCPQTPCPDCYPGYRCPPGCPQNPCPSCYPGQPCPPQCPPSPCPPCFPGEKCPSGCPVSPCPSCYPGQTCPPACPPTPCPTCYPGHPCPPGCPWTSCPPCRPGQPCPPGCPPSRDCPACPRGPIGDQGRPGNQERGPRGAPGIPGKGFPGPMGLPGAPGTCPGGQPVAQPPCPNCCPAREDLYSILNKTDCCKKRPPRPPCRYNAAELERRLEALGKKLESLASVQDTLLVYGLEMQRLNAKFREADFRGPPGPKGEKGRLGEKGPLGGKGAEGQCSKSSHHDPPGGPPGPPGKKGAPGSSGNQGPCDCQGERGEAGAPGEDIRGSPGPRGHKGKKGSRGYTHTQYHQEELSLKDQDQQDESLPSTVAPTAGV; translated from the exons ATGGTACGATGGGAGCGGGCCCCGCCATGGAATCTGGCCATCGTCTGGGCCTTCATCCTTCCCTTGTCTCTCGCGTTCCTGGAATCCATTAACGACCCTGAAATAGCAGTTCTGGAAGGCCTTGCAGATGACCTCTTCTCCCCTCACCTGGATGCTGTTCACCCAGCGGTTCTTCAGCGAGTCAACTCTTCGTTGCATCCTGGAGCATGGAAGAGGTCTCCTTATGGAGATGCACTGGACGCCATTCTCTCCGTCCTGAACGAGAAAATCTTCGCGAAGAGACAAGCTACTTGTCCTGAATGCACTCCAGGAGTTAACTGTCCTCTCGGATGTCCAATGTCCGATCCTATGTCCCCTTATATTCTGTGTCCTTATTGTCCAAGACCAAATATATGTCCATATTGCTTTCCTGGATCGCCCTGCCCTCCAGGATGTCCACAGACGCCATGTCCACCTTGCTTCCCAGGAAGTTCCTGTCCACCAGGATGTCCTCGAACCCCGTGTCCACCTTGTTATCCAGGAAAGCCATGTCCAGTAGGGTGTCCGTATACCCCATGCCCACCTTGTTATCCTGGAACTGTATGCCCAGAAGGCTGCCCACCATCCACATGTCCTGTTTGCTACCCTGGAAACTGGTGTCCGCCAGGATGCCCACACACGCCATGTCCACCTTGTTATCCTGGAACCCCATGTCCTATTGGATGTCCAGGTACAAAATGTCCAAAATGTTATCCAGGACGTCCATGTCCAGAAGGATGTCCCCGGTTACCATGTCCTTTCTGTTATCCCGGTTCTCGGTGCCCTCAAGGATGTCCACAAACTCCGTGTCCTCCGTGTTATCCTGGGTCATCGTGTCCACCAGGATGTCCAGCAACCCCGTGTCCAATTTGTTATCCAAACTCACAATGCCCTATTGGGTGTCCAACCACATGCCCACCGTGCTATCCAGGTACTGCGTGTCCTAAAGGATGTCCACAAACGCCTTGTCCGCCTTGCCCCCCTGGTGCCCAATGTCCTATAGGATGTCCACAAGAGAGATGTCCTCCATGCTATCCAGGTAGATCATGTCCAGCAGGGTGTCCCCTTACTCCGTGTCCTCTTTGCTACCCAGGAGATCGATGTCCTGAGGGATGTCCCCAAACACCGTGTCCTGAATGCTACCCTGGCCAAAAGTGTAGACCTGGATGTCCACAGACTCCATGTCCATCATGTCTCcctggtgaattctgcccacctaCATGCCCAAGTGGACGATGTCCTCTTTGTTACCCAGGCGAAAAGTGTCCAACTGGGTGTCCGCAAACCCCATGTCCAGATTGCTACCCAGGTGAACCTTGCCCTTCAGCATGTCCACGAACTCCATGTCCTATTTGCTACCCAGGACAAAAATGTCCATTAGGATGTCCTCATATACCATGTCCCGCTTGTTATCCAGGTTTCCCGTGTCCTCCAGAATGTCCACCGACACCGTGTCCCGAATGTTACCCAGGACAGCCGTGTCCTTCGGGATGTCCCTTAACGCCTTGTCCTAGCTGTTTCCCAGGTGCCCAGTGTCCCCCGGGATGTCCTCAAACCCCCTGCCCTGCTTGCCTTCCTGGACATCCCTGCCCTCCAGGATGTCCACCCTTTCGATGTCCTCCTTGTTACCCGGGGGAGAAATGCCCTTCAGGATGTCCAAGAACTCCGTGTCCTGACTGCTATCCCGGAGAACGATGTCCACCTACATGTCCCCCGACGCCATGCCCAGTATGCTATCCAGGGAATCCTTGCCCCTACGGATGTCCAAATACTCCATGTCCGTTTTGTTATCCAGGAGATCAATGTCCACGTGGATGTCCAGAGACACCGTGCCCAATATGCTATTCAAGAGAACAGTGCCCAAGTAGATGCCCAGTAATACCATGTCCAGAGTGTTTTCCCGGAGATCGATGTCCAGCTGGATGTCCCCAAACACCGTGTCCGGAATGCTATCCAGGAGACATTTGTCCTCCAAACTGTCCCATAAAGCATTGTCCAAATTGCTACCCTGGGGATAAATGCCCGTCAAGATGTCCTGTGTCGCCATGTCCTACTTGTTATCCTGGTGAAAAATGTCCCACTCAATGTCCACAGACGCCATGTCCCAATTGTTACCCGGGAGAAGTTTGTCCTGCTGTATGTCCTCCAACTCCATGTCCTGTATGCTATCCAGGGCAAAAATGTCCCCTCGGATGTCCTCGTACCCCGTGTCCAGCCTGCTATCCCGGTGACCATTGTCCAGCTGAATGTCCACCAACGCCATGTCCGCTTTGCTACTCAGGAGATCAATGCCCTTCTGGGTGTCCTCAAACCCCATGTCCGAGATGCTACCCTGGAGAAAAATGCCCCAATGGATGTCCAATTACACCATGTCCTGATTGCTACCCAGGTGATACGTGCCCAGTCGGATGTACTTTCAAGCCATGCCCAACGTGTTACCCAGGACAGAAATGTCCTGGAGGATGTCCAGTAACCCCATGTCCCAGCTGCTACCCACTGACTGACTGTCCACCTGGATGTCCACAGACACCTTGTCCAGACTGCTACCCAGGGTACCGCTGTCCACCTGGATGCCCCCAGAACCCGTGTCCTTCCTGCTACCCAGGTCAGCCGTGCCCACCTCAGTGTCCTCCATCCCCATGCCCACCCTGCTTTCCGGGGGAGAAATGTCCCTCTGGGTGTCCAGTTTCCCCGTGTCCATCCTGCTACCCTGGCCAAACGTGCCCACCAGCGTGCCCCCCAACTCCATGCCCTACCTGCTACCCAGGGCATCCGTGTCCACCAGGATGTCCATGGACGTCATGCCCACCCTGCCGCCCTGGACAACCATGCCCCCCTGGATGCCCCCCCTCCAGGGACTGCCCTGCTTGTCCCCGGGGGCCCATTGGGGATCAGGGAAGACCAGGGAACCAGGAACGTGGGCCCCGTGGCGCTCCTGGCATCCCAGGGAAAGGATTCCCAGGGCCAATGGGACTACCAGGTGCCCCAGGGACGTGCCCAGGAGGACAACCCGTGGCACAACCCCCGTGCCCCAACTGCTGCCCCGCCAGGGAAGACCTTTACAGTATACTCAACAAGACCGACTGTTGCAAG AAACGCCCTCCCCGACCCCCCTGTAGGTATAACGCAGCAGAACTGGAACGCCGCCTGGAAGCGCTGGGGAAGAAGCTGGAATCCCTTGCAAGTGTGCAAGACACTCTGTTAGTTTATGGCCTggagatgcagagactcaatgCTAAGTTTAGGG AAGCGGACTTCAGAGGACCCCCTGGACCAAAGGGGGAAAAGGGAAGACTAGGAGAAAAGGGTCCCTTAGGGGGAAAAGGGGCGGAAGGTCAGTGTTCGAAAAGCAGCCACCACGATCCTCCGGGTGGACCTCCGGGCCCTCCGGGCAAGAAGGGCGCTCCTGGAAGCTCTGGCAACCAAGGG